Proteins from a single region of Oscillatoria sp. FACHB-1406:
- the cruG gene encoding 2'-O-glycosyltransferase CruG — protein sequence MSLTYLLLSLPAVLIFLSRLLKGAKRRGAIAPQQPTPEMQAAVSIVVPTLNEADRIAPCLSGLSKQGEEVREISIVDSNSRDGTREIVKTAAERDRRFRLLTDDPLPPHWIGRPWALHYGFLQSSPESRWILGIDADTQPQAGLVASLLAIAEAEGYDLISLSPQFILEYPGEWWLQPALLMTLLYRFDASGVDAKISDRVMANGQCFFCRRSVLESVGGYESARSSFCDDVTLARHIAARGYKVGFFDGRRVLKVRMYEGLAETWREWGRSLDLKDASSKGQIWNDLWVLLCTQALPIPISILGCGLIAMGYGTLPLKILTGLNLGLVFIRFALLVAIAPSYYRPPKKSPASLLFWLSPFADPLAVLRIFLSAANKPKQWRGRSYK from the coding sequence TCCTCTCACGCTTGCTGAAAGGAGCAAAACGGCGCGGCGCAATTGCGCCCCAACAACCCACCCCAGAAATGCAGGCAGCCGTCAGCATCGTCGTTCCCACCCTTAACGAAGCCGATCGCATCGCCCCCTGTTTGTCCGGTTTGAGCAAACAAGGAGAGGAAGTTCGCGAAATCTCCATTGTCGATAGTAACTCCCGAGACGGAACCCGAGAAATCGTCAAAACGGCAGCAGAACGCGATCGCCGCTTTCGACTCCTCACCGACGATCCCCTACCTCCCCACTGGATCGGCCGTCCTTGGGCGCTACACTACGGATTTTTGCAGAGTTCCCCCGAAAGTCGCTGGATTTTAGGGATTGATGCTGATACGCAACCCCAAGCGGGATTAGTCGCCAGCTTACTCGCTATTGCTGAAGCAGAAGGCTACGATCTGATCTCCCTCTCGCCTCAATTCATCCTCGAATATCCCGGCGAATGGTGGTTGCAACCCGCCCTACTGATGACGTTGCTGTACCGATTTGACGCTTCCGGAGTCGATGCCAAAATTAGCGATCGCGTCATGGCAAACGGGCAGTGTTTTTTCTGCCGTCGCAGCGTCTTGGAAAGCGTCGGCGGTTACGAAAGCGCTAGATCTTCCTTTTGCGACGACGTAACCCTCGCTCGCCACATCGCCGCCCGAGGCTACAAAGTCGGATTTTTCGACGGGCGGCGCGTGCTAAAAGTGAGGATGTACGAAGGATTAGCCGAAACCTGGCGCGAGTGGGGGCGATCGCTCGATCTTAAAGATGCCTCCTCAAAAGGGCAAATTTGGAACGATTTATGGGTGTTACTCTGCACTCAAGCACTCCCCATACCCATCTCGATCCTCGGTTGCGGATTAATTGCAATGGGTTACGGCACGCTACCGCTAAAAATCCTCACCGGACTCAATTTAGGGCTGGTTTTCATCCGATTTGCATTGCTCGTTGCGATCGCACCCTCTTATTACCGTCCCCCAAAAAAATCCCCCGCTTCCTTACTCTTTTGGCTTTCTCCCTTCGCCGATCCCCTTGCTGTCCTGCGTATCTTCTTATCTGCGGCAAACAAACCCA